In Mycobacterium stomatepiae, the following are encoded in one genomic region:
- the ald gene encoding alanine dehydrogenase, with product MRVGIPTETKNNEFRVAITPAGVAELTRRGHEVLVQAGAGEGSAITDMEFKAAGAQLLSSADQVWADADLLLKVKEPMPAEYALLHSGQVLFTYLHLAASRACTGALLTSGTTSIAYETVQTADGALPLLAPMSEVAGRLSAQVGAYHLMRTQGGRGVLMGGVPGVKPADVVVIGAGTAGYNAARMASGMGASVMVLDLNVDKLRLLDAEFTGRIQTRHSSVYELEGAVKRADLVIGAVLVPGAKAPKLITNSLVAQMKPGAVLVDISIDQGGCFEDSQPTTHDDPTFAVHDALFYCVANMPSAVPKTSTYALTNATMPYVLRLADQGWQDACRSDPALAKGLSTHQGALLSERVAADLDLPFAEPAGVLA from the coding sequence ATGCGAGTCGGCATTCCCACCGAGACCAAAAACAACGAATTCAGGGTGGCCATCACCCCGGCAGGCGTCGCCGAGCTGACGCGCCGCGGCCACGAGGTGCTCGTCCAGGCGGGCGCCGGAGAAGGGTCGGCAATCACCGACATGGAGTTCAAGGCAGCGGGCGCGCAGCTGCTCAGCTCCGCCGACCAGGTCTGGGCCGATGCCGACCTGCTGCTCAAGGTCAAGGAACCGATGCCCGCCGAGTACGCCCTGCTGCACTCCGGGCAGGTTCTGTTCACCTATCTGCACCTAGCCGCGTCGCGTGCCTGCACCGGTGCGCTGTTGACGTCCGGCACGACGTCGATCGCCTACGAGACGGTGCAGACCGCCGACGGCGCGCTGCCGCTGCTGGCCCCGATGAGCGAGGTCGCCGGGCGGCTGTCCGCTCAGGTCGGTGCGTATCACCTGATGCGGACCCAGGGTGGCCGGGGCGTGCTGATGGGCGGGGTGCCGGGCGTCAAGCCGGCCGACGTCGTGGTGATCGGCGCCGGAACGGCCGGCTACAACGCGGCCCGGATGGCCAGCGGCATGGGGGCCAGCGTGATGGTGCTGGACCTCAACGTCGACAAGCTGCGGCTGCTCGACGCCGAGTTCACCGGCCGCATCCAGACTCGCCACTCGTCGGTCTACGAACTGGAAGGCGCTGTCAAACGCGCCGACCTGGTGATCGGGGCAGTCTTGGTGCCCGGCGCCAAGGCGCCGAAGCTGATCACAAATTCGCTTGTCGCACAGATGAAACCTGGGGCGGTATTGGTGGATATCTCGATCGACCAAGGCGGCTGCTTCGAAGATTCGCAGCCCACCACGCACGACGACCCGACGTTCGCGGTGCACGACGCGCTGTTCTACTGCGTGGCCAACATGCCCAGCGCGGTCCCGAAGACTTCGACCTACGCGCTGACGAACGCGACCATGCCGTACGTGCTGCGGTTGGCCGACCAAGGCTGGCAAGACGCCTGCCGGTCGGATCCTGCTCTGGCAAAAGGACTCTCGACACACCAGGGCGCGCTGCTGTCCGAACGCGTGGCCGCCGACTTGGACTTGCCGTTCGCCGAGCCGGCCGGCGTGCTGGCCTGA
- a CDS encoding HTH-type transcriptional regulator AldR has product MTDKSTDTAGKLANAPKNVRPADLDAVDRRILSLLHADARMTNNALAEAVGIAASTCHGRVRRLVDLGVIRGFYTDINPVAAGMPLQAMISVTLQSNARGNIRSFIHQIRGRRQVMDVYFLAGADDFILHVAARDTEDLRSFVVENLNADADVAGTQTSLIFEHLRGAAPI; this is encoded by the coding sequence ATGACCGATAAGTCAACGGATACCGCGGGCAAACTGGCGAATGCGCCGAAGAATGTTCGGCCCGCGGACCTCGACGCCGTCGACCGCAGAATCCTGAGCCTGCTGCACGCCGACGCGCGGATGACCAACAATGCGCTTGCCGAGGCGGTCGGGATCGCGGCGTCGACGTGTCATGGGCGGGTGCGGCGGCTGGTGGACCTCGGCGTGATCCGCGGCTTCTACACCGACATCAATCCGGTCGCGGCGGGGATGCCGCTGCAGGCGATGATCTCGGTGACCCTACAGTCCAACGCGCGCGGCAACATTCGCAGCTTCATCCACCAGATTCGCGGCCGGCGACAGGTGATGGATGTTTACTTCCTCGCCGGTGCAGACGATTTCATCCTGCATGTCGCGGCCCGCGACACCGAGGACCTGCGTTCCTTCGTGGTGGAGAACCTCAACGCCGACGCCGACGTCGCTGGGACGCAGACCTCATTGATCTTCGAACATCTCCGTGGAGCGGCCCCGATCTAG
- a CDS encoding NAD(P)H-dependent amine dehydrogenase family protein, with amino-acid sequence MNAPAGPIRVFQAGSGNVGSEMIRRIATQPDLELVGVHAYSPEKVGKDTGEFAGVGSNGVKFTGSVEEIIGSGADVVTFHGVFPDEDLYVQVLEAGIDIVTTADWITGWHRDTNHPHPSGKPVTQLLAEACEKGGATFYGTGMNPGLNQILGVVCSADVADIENVTTIESVDVSCHHSKDTWIEVGYGLPVDDPSIPAKLEKYTRVFADSVLLMADCFDVELDEVKFSYELGACTKDVDLGWHILPKGSLGGNYIKYQGMVDGVPRVETHLEWQMTPHTDPHWDIKGCYITAIKGDPCVYNKHMIFPKPGVDLSNPDNFASIGMTVTGMPALASIRAVVAAPPGLITSADLPLRGFAGRFKL; translated from the coding sequence ATGAACGCACCCGCTGGACCGATCCGCGTCTTCCAGGCCGGAAGTGGAAACGTCGGTTCGGAGATGATCAGGCGGATCGCGACCCAGCCGGATCTGGAACTCGTTGGGGTGCATGCCTATTCGCCGGAGAAGGTCGGCAAGGACACGGGCGAGTTCGCCGGCGTGGGGTCCAACGGGGTGAAGTTCACCGGGTCCGTCGAGGAGATCATCGGGAGCGGAGCCGACGTCGTCACCTTTCATGGCGTGTTTCCCGACGAGGACCTCTATGTACAAGTGCTTGAGGCGGGCATCGATATCGTCACCACCGCCGACTGGATCACCGGGTGGCACCGCGACACGAACCACCCGCACCCGTCCGGCAAACCGGTGACCCAGCTGCTGGCCGAGGCATGTGAAAAGGGCGGCGCAACGTTCTATGGCACCGGGATGAACCCGGGGCTCAACCAGATTCTCGGCGTGGTGTGCTCGGCCGATGTCGCCGACATCGAAAATGTCACCACGATCGAGTCCGTCGACGTTTCGTGTCACCACTCCAAGGACACCTGGATCGAGGTGGGTTACGGCCTGCCCGTGGATGACCCGTCGATCCCGGCCAAGCTGGAGAAGTACACCCGCGTGTTCGCCGACAGCGTGCTGTTGATGGCCGACTGCTTCGACGTCGAACTCGACGAGGTCAAGTTCAGCTACGAGTTGGGTGCCTGCACCAAGGACGTCGACCTGGGTTGGCACATCCTGCCCAAGGGTTCGCTGGGCGGCAACTACATCAAGTACCAGGGCATGGTCGACGGGGTGCCCCGGGTCGAGACGCATCTGGAATGGCAGATGACCCCGCACACCGATCCGCACTGGGATATCAAGGGCTGCTACATCACTGCGATCAAGGGCGATCCGTGCGTCTACAACAAGCACATGATCTTCCCCAAACCCGGCGTCGACCTGTCCAACCCGGACAACTTCGCCTCCATCGGCATGACCGTGACCGGCATGCCCGCCCTCGCCTCGATCAGGGCGGTAGTGGCGGCGCCCCCCGGACTGATCACCAGTGCGGACCTGCCGCTGCGCGGGTTCGCCGGGCGCTTCAAGCTCTAA
- a CDS encoding PDR/VanB family oxidoreductase, whose translation MRESIWTSRPADLYGRRDRDRLGTVLWGIRVLFDGFSSVSRWEPSRIKPVWRTQSAVVTKRELVAPDVVALTLADPDGGLLPAWTPGGHIDVVLPSGRRRQYSLCGPPGRRTDYRIAVRRIADGGGGSIEMHDAFSVGDTLVFEGPRNAFYLGTAERDVLFVIGGIGVTPILPMIQVAQQRGTNWRALYAGRSREYMPLLYEVVAVAPERVTVWADDEHGRCAAVDDLLAGAGPTTAVYVCGPGGMLEAVRIARNEHADAPLHYERFSPPPVVDGVAFELELARSQRLLRVPANRSALDVMRDLDPTTPYSCQQGFCGTCKVKVLAGRVDHRGRTVVGDGEMLVCVSRAKADRLVIDA comes from the coding sequence GTGCGGGAAAGCATCTGGACCAGTAGGCCCGCCGACCTCTATGGCCGGCGCGACCGCGACCGCCTCGGCACGGTGTTGTGGGGGATCCGGGTGTTGTTCGACGGATTCAGCTCGGTCTCGCGGTGGGAGCCCTCGCGTATCAAGCCGGTGTGGCGCACCCAATCCGCCGTCGTGACGAAGCGCGAACTCGTCGCGCCCGATGTCGTCGCATTGACGCTGGCCGACCCGGATGGCGGGTTGCTCCCTGCCTGGACGCCCGGTGGGCATATCGACGTGGTGCTGCCCTCGGGACGGCGACGTCAGTACTCGCTCTGCGGTCCGCCCGGGCGGCGCACCGACTACCGCATCGCCGTGCGCCGGATCGCCGACGGCGGGGGCGGTTCGATCGAAATGCACGACGCGTTTTCCGTAGGCGACACGCTGGTTTTCGAGGGCCCGCGCAATGCCTTTTATCTCGGCACGGCCGAACGTGACGTGTTGTTCGTGATCGGGGGCATCGGCGTGACGCCGATCCTGCCGATGATCCAGGTGGCCCAGCAGCGCGGAACCAATTGGCGCGCACTCTATGCCGGGCGCAGCCGGGAGTACATGCCGTTGCTGTACGAAGTGGTGGCGGTGGCGCCAGAGCGGGTGACCGTGTGGGCCGACGACGAACACGGCCGGTGTGCTGCGGTCGACGACCTGCTTGCCGGCGCCGGGCCGACGACGGCCGTTTACGTCTGCGGACCGGGCGGGATGCTCGAGGCGGTCCGGATTGCCCGCAACGAACACGCCGACGCACCATTGCATTACGAGCGCTTCAGCCCGCCGCCGGTGGTCGACGGCGTTGCATTCGAGCTCGAGCTGGCTCGCTCGCAGCGGCTGCTGCGTGTTCCGGCCAACCGGTCGGCGCTGGACGTGATGCGCGATCTCGATCCGACCACCCCATACTCGTGTCAGCAGGGTTTCTGCGGGACGTGCAAGGTCAAAGTGCTTGCCGGACGAGTCGATCACCGCGGCCGCACGGTCGTCGGCGACGGCGAGATGCTCGTCTGCGTGTCGCGGGCCAAGGCAGACCGGCTGGTCATCGACGCCTGA
- a CDS encoding GNAT family N-acetyltransferase, producing the protein MHYPVWRRSFAGILEDHLLDLIATPKLWATVKYPEALHQPGWGMWVAEARHKLLGMTVFGPDASNTDDVQIDALYTADEAKGLGVGVRLLNKAVRASPSGEAVLWCAEKNAGARKFYEDNAFQFDDRTLIWEPLPGVTVRHVGYRRHRSAPEG; encoded by the coding sequence ATGCACTATCCGGTGTGGCGGCGGTCCTTCGCCGGAATTCTGGAAGATCACCTGCTCGACCTGATCGCGACGCCGAAACTGTGGGCCACGGTGAAGTACCCGGAAGCGCTGCATCAGCCGGGGTGGGGCATGTGGGTTGCCGAGGCTCGCCACAAGCTGCTGGGGATGACGGTCTTCGGACCCGACGCCTCCAACACCGACGACGTGCAAATAGACGCCCTCTACACCGCAGACGAAGCCAAGGGGCTCGGCGTCGGCGTGCGCCTGCTCAACAAAGCGGTGCGCGCCAGTCCGTCGGGTGAGGCGGTCTTGTGGTGCGCGGAAAAGAACGCCGGAGCGCGAAAATTTTACGAAGACAATGCTTTTCAATTTGACGACCGCACCCTCATCTGGGAGCCGCTGCCCGGCGTAACGGTGCGCCACGTGGGTTACCGGCGTCATCGATCAGCACCGGAAGGCTGA
- the bla gene encoding class A beta-lactamase: protein MTVPTLSGCATAHADPPQFYDRLAELERQYNAYIGLFATHLGSGRTLAHRDDDPFAMCSTFKAYAAARVLQKTQRGELDLQQRVFIDPAALLPNSPVTAPQAGNTMPLAQLCAAALQHSDNAAANLLLAEVGGPPAITDFARSIGDERTRLDRWEVELNAAIPGDPRDTSTPRALGAGIQNLLTGTVLGEAQRSQLERWMRDNVTSSMRAGLPPGWTTADKTGNGDYGSTNDIGMVYGPSGQRVSLSVMTRSQSADRDADALRPLIAEVTKSVLGWLTGPG from the coding sequence ATGACGGTTCCGACGCTGAGCGGCTGCGCCACCGCGCACGCCGACCCGCCGCAGTTCTACGACCGCCTGGCCGAGCTGGAACGCCAATACAACGCCTACATCGGGCTTTTCGCGACACATCTGGGCTCGGGACGCACCTTGGCCCATCGCGACGACGATCCGTTCGCGATGTGCTCGACGTTCAAGGCCTACGCCGCGGCGCGGGTGCTGCAGAAGACGCAACGGGGTGAATTGGATTTGCAGCAACGGGTTTTCATCGATCCGGCCGCGCTGCTGCCCAACTCCCCGGTGACCGCTCCGCAAGCCGGTAACACCATGCCGCTCGCGCAGCTGTGCGCGGCCGCATTGCAGCACAGCGACAATGCGGCAGCCAACCTGCTGCTGGCGGAGGTCGGCGGACCGCCGGCCATCACCGACTTCGCCCGCTCCATCGGCGACGAGCGCACCCGGCTCGACCGGTGGGAGGTCGAATTGAACGCCGCGATCCCCGGCGACCCGCGCGATACCAGCACCCCGCGGGCCCTGGGCGCCGGAATCCAAAATCTGCTCACCGGAACGGTTCTCGGCGAGGCACAGCGAAGCCAGCTGGAACGGTGGATGCGCGACAATGTGACCTCGAGCATGCGGGCGGGCCTGCCGCCGGGGTGGACCACCGCCGACAAGACCGGCAACGGGGATTACGGCAGCACCAACGACATCGGCATGGTCTACGGGCCGAGCGGGCAACGCGTGTCGCTGTCGGTGATGACGCGCTCGCAGTCGGCTGATCGTGACGCCGATGCGCTGCGGCCGCTGATCGCCGAGGTGACGAAATCGGTGCTGGGCTGGCTGACCGGTCCGGGCTGA
- a CDS encoding TetR/AcrR family transcriptional regulator, which translates to MAQRATRHVSEAGVVGRRPNRRGSATRENMLEAALRSLGSGEPGSVSANRIAKDIGATWGAVQYQFGDTDGFWAAVLHRTAERRAATFSSLATPIDPNAPLRERVSAIIETLYRGLASPDSRAIENLRAALPRDPDELERLYPRTAAELFSWGKSWLETCQHAFAGLDVDPDRVREVAALIPGAMRGLVSERQLGSYADLDLARRGLTNALVAYLEHSRPD; encoded by the coding sequence ATGGCGCAGCGGGCTACCAGGCACGTTTCGGAGGCTGGAGTCGTTGGCCGGCGGCCGAACCGCCGCGGCAGCGCGACGCGCGAGAACATGCTCGAGGCCGCGCTGCGGTCGCTGGGCTCGGGCGAGCCGGGTTCGGTGTCGGCCAATCGCATCGCCAAAGACATCGGCGCCACCTGGGGCGCGGTCCAGTATCAGTTCGGCGACACCGACGGTTTCTGGGCGGCGGTGCTGCACCGCACCGCCGAGCGACGCGCGGCAACGTTTTCGTCACTGGCGACGCCGATCGATCCGAACGCGCCCCTGCGTGAGCGCGTCAGCGCCATCATCGAAACCTTGTACCGCGGTCTGGCGTCGCCGGATTCGCGCGCGATCGAGAATCTGCGCGCGGCTCTCCCCCGCGACCCCGATGAGCTGGAACGCCTCTACCCGCGCACCGCCGCGGAGTTGTTCTCCTGGGGCAAGAGCTGGCTGGAAACGTGCCAGCACGCCTTCGCCGGGCTCGACGTCGATCCCGACCGGGTCCGCGAGGTGGCCGCGCTGATCCCCGGTGCGATGCGTGGGCTGGTGTCGGAGCGTCAACTTGGGTCGTACGCCGACCTGGACCTGGCCCGGCGAGGTCTGACCAATGCCCTGGTCGCCTATCTCGAGCATTCGCGGCCCGACTGA
- a CDS encoding metal-dependent hydrolase, translating to MFTVDDQAAGPHSGRSGASLDHERLVLEARDVAFDWATLPVHYVPGEPFTTHMLNVLHLLLPAGEEFFVEVFKRALPLIRDDQLRLDVQGFIGQEAVHSQAHSGVLARFDARGIDVTPYTGQVRWMIEKVLGSRPGWSKRRQDAWLLEQVSFVSAIEHYTAILGEWILSTPAHDAIGTDPVMLDMLRWHGAEEVEHKAVAFDTMKHLRAGYWRQVRAQLVVSPAMLLLWIRGVRYLYSVDPLLAPGTKPRWRDYVKAARRGLLPGPLRFLRGIADYYRPGFHPSQLGGLGQAVDYLAVSPAARASH from the coding sequence ATGTTCACCGTCGACGACCAGGCCGCGGGTCCGCACTCAGGAAGGTCGGGGGCGTCGTTGGACCATGAGCGTCTCGTGCTCGAGGCGCGTGATGTGGCATTCGACTGGGCGACGCTGCCGGTGCATTACGTGCCCGGCGAGCCGTTCACCACGCACATGCTCAACGTCTTGCACCTGCTGCTGCCGGCGGGCGAGGAGTTCTTCGTCGAGGTGTTCAAGCGGGCGCTGCCACTGATCCGCGACGACCAGCTGCGCCTCGACGTGCAGGGCTTCATCGGCCAGGAGGCGGTGCATTCTCAGGCGCACTCGGGCGTGCTGGCCCGGTTCGACGCGCGGGGCATCGACGTGACGCCCTACACCGGCCAGGTCAGGTGGATGATCGAAAAGGTGCTGGGGTCCCGGCCGGGTTGGAGCAAGCGGCGCCAGGACGCTTGGTTGCTCGAGCAGGTCTCGTTCGTCTCCGCGATCGAGCATTACACCGCGATCTTGGGCGAGTGGATTCTGAGCACTCCGGCACACGATGCGATCGGAACCGACCCGGTGATGCTGGACATGCTTCGCTGGCATGGCGCCGAAGAAGTCGAGCACAAGGCGGTGGCCTTCGACACCATGAAGCATCTGCGGGCGGGGTATTGGCGGCAGGTGCGCGCGCAGCTGGTGGTCTCGCCGGCGATGTTGCTGTTGTGGATTCGCGGTGTGCGCTACCTGTATTCGGTGGACCCACTGCTGGCGCCGGGCACCAAGCCGCGCTGGCGCGACTACGTCAAAGCGGCCCGGCGAGGTTTGCTGCCCGGCCCGCTACGATTTTTGCGTGGTATCGCCGATTACTACCGGCCGGGCTTCCATCCCTCGCAGTTGGGCGGGCTTGGACAGGCGGTCGACTATCTGGCCGTCTCTCCCGCGGCCAGGGCCTCGCACTGA
- a CDS encoding Rieske 2Fe-2S domain-containing protein, with protein sequence MAKPPLSMKPTGWFQVAWSEEISVGDVHKMKYFDQELVAWRAESGQLTVMNAYCEHLGAHLGYGGKVVGEVLQCPFHGWQWSNEGRNVCIPYQDRPNRGRRVRTYPVVERNESVYIWHDEQRREPFFEAPDVFAAFGDGSSAERYYPQQRLYRAGLELHPQYVLENGVDFAHFKYVHNTPIVPVFTRHDFGEPVSFVDFTITFEGDDGQRIEDVNSGVEAINGGLGIAVTKSWGMVDNRTISAITPVDEFTSDIRFMVYIGRTPHKDPVRAETKAQEFGREVIRQFEQDVEIWQHQRYSDPPALATDEYEGFTAIRKWAKQFYPDGIGSSAAEVYAASQKG encoded by the coding sequence ATAGCTAAGCCGCCGTTGTCGATGAAACCGACCGGATGGTTCCAGGTCGCCTGGTCCGAGGAGATCAGCGTCGGGGACGTCCACAAGATGAAGTACTTCGATCAGGAGTTGGTGGCCTGGCGGGCCGAGTCCGGCCAGCTCACCGTCATGAACGCCTATTGCGAACACCTGGGCGCGCATCTCGGCTATGGCGGCAAGGTCGTCGGCGAGGTATTGCAGTGCCCGTTCCACGGCTGGCAGTGGAGCAATGAGGGGCGCAACGTGTGCATTCCGTATCAGGACCGCCCCAACCGGGGGCGTCGGGTGCGCACCTATCCCGTGGTGGAGCGCAACGAGTCGGTCTACATCTGGCACGACGAGCAGCGTCGTGAGCCGTTCTTCGAGGCCCCGGATGTGTTCGCCGCGTTCGGCGATGGCAGCAGTGCCGAACGCTACTACCCGCAGCAGCGGTTGTACCGCGCTGGCCTGGAGCTGCATCCGCAGTATGTGCTGGAAAACGGGGTGGACTTCGCGCACTTCAAGTACGTGCACAACACGCCCATCGTGCCGGTCTTCACCCGCCACGACTTCGGCGAACCGGTGTCTTTCGTGGATTTCACCATCACGTTCGAGGGTGACGACGGGCAGCGGATCGAGGACGTCAACAGCGGCGTCGAGGCGATCAACGGCGGACTGGGAATCGCGGTGACCAAGAGTTGGGGCATGGTCGACAACCGCACAATCTCGGCGATCACCCCGGTCGACGAGTTCACTTCAGATATCCGGTTCATGGTGTACATCGGCCGCACGCCGCACAAGGATCCGGTCCGCGCCGAGACGAAGGCCCAGGAGTTCGGCCGAGAAGTCATCCGGCAGTTCGAGCAGGACGTCGAAATCTGGCAACACCAGCGGTATTCGGATCCGCCCGCGCTGGCCACCGACGAGTACGAAGGGTTCACGGCAATTCGCAAGTGGGCCAAGCAGTTCTATCCCGACGGCATCGGTAGCAGTGCCGCCGAAGTGTACGCAGCATCCCAGAAAGGCTGA
- a CDS encoding SDR family oxidoreductase, translating to MTINFGFTASNGVALAVHRYTEIDAARPTILAIHGWPDNHHVWDPVAEEFARNYAGRYNFVAYDVRGAGESSRPAKQSGYAFEHLVSDLGAVIDSLEVEQVHLLAHDWGSIQAWAAITDVSVMDKIASFTSISGPHLEYAGRFLRSARNPRSLAQVAGQLLASTYIGFFLCPGVPEAAFYSGIGVKVVEAVERIGRSSTRSQRRATQRSIADYVNGLNLYRANMPSPMLSPGRELPKTNVAVQVLVPRMDLFVTPALQRFTGAIPAGGRVVSIEGGHWVVTSRPDVVARLTSEWVDRSVGGTVAATETHAGPREIPGKLALITGAGAGIGRATAVELARHGARKVVIVDRDLAAANETADAVRAACAEAAVYQADVSEEEAVNDLAAQVLNDHGVVDILVNNAGIGMAGRFLETSSGNWEDIIGINLRGVISGSRAFGAQMVERGEGGTIINVASASAYLPSKSMVAYSTTKAAVLGFSESLRADFADEGITVTAVCPGFVNTDIAKSTIYAGMSDDEQERARDKAGVAYRRRNYTPEAVAEAIVKAVKTGPAVLPIAAESRIGYAMRRISPGAIRLLARLDIRPT from the coding sequence ATGACCATCAACTTCGGATTCACGGCGTCCAACGGTGTGGCCCTGGCCGTTCATCGTTACACCGAAATCGATGCTGCGCGCCCGACCATCCTGGCCATTCACGGCTGGCCCGATAATCACCACGTCTGGGATCCGGTCGCCGAGGAATTCGCGCGGAACTACGCCGGCCGATACAACTTCGTCGCCTACGACGTTCGCGGCGCCGGCGAATCATCGCGCCCGGCAAAGCAATCCGGATATGCCTTCGAGCACCTGGTGTCCGATCTCGGTGCGGTGATCGACAGCCTGGAGGTCGAGCAGGTCCACCTGCTCGCCCACGACTGGGGCTCGATTCAGGCGTGGGCGGCCATCACCGACGTATCGGTGATGGACAAGATCGCCTCGTTCACCTCGATCTCGGGCCCGCACCTGGAGTACGCCGGCAGGTTCCTGCGCTCGGCGCGCAACCCGCGGTCGCTGGCTCAGGTGGCAGGGCAGCTGTTGGCGTCGACCTACATCGGGTTCTTTCTGTGCCCGGGCGTGCCCGAAGCGGCGTTTTATTCCGGAATCGGCGTGAAAGTCGTTGAGGCCGTTGAACGCATCGGCCGGTCGAGCACGCGTAGCCAACGCCGCGCGACGCAGCGGTCGATCGCCGACTATGTCAACGGGTTGAACCTGTACCGGGCCAACATGCCCTCGCCGATGCTGTCGCCGGGACGCGAGCTGCCGAAAACCAACGTCGCGGTCCAGGTGCTGGTGCCGCGCATGGACCTGTTCGTGACTCCCGCCCTGCAGCGTTTTACCGGCGCGATTCCCGCTGGGGGCAGGGTGGTTTCGATCGAGGGCGGCCACTGGGTGGTGACCTCGCGCCCCGATGTCGTGGCGCGGCTGACCAGCGAGTGGGTCGATCGCAGCGTCGGTGGCACGGTCGCCGCAACCGAGACACACGCCGGTCCGCGCGAGATCCCCGGCAAGCTCGCGTTGATCACGGGCGCGGGCGCCGGCATCGGCCGGGCCACGGCCGTGGAGCTGGCCCGTCACGGTGCCCGCAAGGTGGTCATCGTCGATCGAGACCTCGCCGCGGCCAACGAAACCGCGGACGCCGTTCGCGCCGCGTGCGCCGAGGCCGCGGTGTACCAAGCCGACGTCAGCGAGGAAGAGGCGGTGAACGACCTTGCCGCGCAGGTCCTCAACGACCACGGCGTGGTCGACATCCTGGTGAACAATGCCGGCATCGGGATGGCGGGCCGGTTTCTGGAGACCAGCTCGGGCAACTGGGAGGACATCATCGGGATCAATCTGCGCGGAGTCATCTCCGGTAGCCGGGCTTTCGGCGCGCAGATGGTCGAGCGCGGCGAGGGCGGGACGATCATCAACGTGGCGTCGGCGTCGGCGTACCTTCCCTCGAAATCAATGGTCGCCTACAGCACCACGAAGGCGGCGGTGCTGGGGTTCAGCGAATCGCTGCGAGCCGATTTCGCCGACGAGGGCATCACCGTGACCGCGGTGTGCCCCGGGTTCGTCAACACCGATATCGCCAAAAGCACGATCTATGCCGGGATGTCGGACGACGAGCAGGAGCGCGCCCGGGACAAGGCCGGCGTGGCCTACCGTCGCCGCAACTACACCCCGGAGGCCGTTGCCGAGGCGATCGTCAAGGCCGTCAAGACCGGCCCCGCGGTGTTACCGATCGCCGCCGAGTCGCGGATCGGCTACGCGATGCGGCGGATCAGCCCGGGGGCGATTCGGCTGCTCGCGCGGTTGGACATTCGGCCAACCTAA
- a CDS encoding nitronate monooxygenase, with amino-acid sequence MVLGFWDIALPIVGAPMSGGPGSPALAAAVSNAGGLGFVPAGYVSADQFAQDVAAARAATTGPLGVNLLVPQPSVADWVALDFYAEALESIAEHYQVYVGRPEFGHDDDWAGKLEVVADLRPELVSFTYGVPSPDVIRRLGALGLLVMVTVTSLYEAGVAVAAGADSLVVQGPNAGGNRATFAPDMDPGSETLHQLIDRIHRAHRDIPIIAAGGLGTAEDVAGVLRRGAVAAQVGTALLLSDEAGTNTGQRVAMKNQLFSKTIVTRAFSGRYARSLENEFIRLFDNVAPLGYPEVNQMTLPIREAAAEREDPQGMSLWAGTSFRKAQPGPVADIVASLTPDD; translated from the coding sequence ATGGTACTGGGCTTTTGGGATATCGCCCTGCCGATCGTGGGCGCCCCGATGTCGGGCGGACCCGGCAGCCCGGCATTGGCGGCGGCGGTCTCCAACGCGGGCGGACTCGGCTTCGTCCCGGCGGGATACGTGAGCGCGGATCAGTTTGCGCAAGACGTCGCCGCGGCGCGCGCCGCGACCACCGGCCCGCTCGGCGTGAACCTGCTTGTGCCGCAACCCAGTGTCGCCGACTGGGTCGCTCTGGACTTCTACGCGGAAGCGCTCGAATCGATCGCCGAGCACTACCAGGTTTATGTGGGCCGGCCCGAATTCGGCCACGACGACGATTGGGCGGGCAAGCTCGAAGTCGTCGCCGACCTGCGCCCGGAGCTGGTGTCATTTACCTACGGAGTTCCGTCGCCGGATGTGATCCGGCGGCTGGGCGCGCTGGGGCTGTTGGTGATGGTCACGGTGACATCGCTGTACGAGGCCGGAGTGGCCGTCGCCGCCGGTGCCGACAGCCTGGTGGTCCAGGGCCCCAACGCCGGCGGAAACCGCGCCACCTTCGCGCCCGACATGGATCCCGGCAGCGAAACGCTGCATCAGCTGATCGACCGCATTCACCGGGCGCACCGCGACATCCCGATCATCGCGGCGGGTGGGCTCGGCACCGCCGAGGATGTGGCGGGCGTGTTACGCAGGGGAGCGGTGGCCGCACAGGTCGGAACCGCGTTGCTGCTCAGCGATGAAGCGGGCACCAACACCGGGCAACGTGTCGCGATGAAGAATCAACTCTTCTCCAAGACCATCGTCACCCGGGCGTTTTCCGGCCGGTATGCGCGGAGTCTGGAGAACGAATTCATTCGCCTGTTCGACAACGTGGCGCCGCTGGGTTATCCCGAGGTCAACCAGATGACGCTGCCGATCCGGGAGGCCGCGGCCGAGCGGGAAGATCCGCAGGGCATGAGCCTGTGGGCGGGAACGTCGTTCCGCAAGGCGCAGCCGGGTCCGGTGGCCGATATCGTCGCTAGCCTCACACCCGACGACTAG